The genome window GCCCGTCCGAGGGCCACCCGGCGCCACCGGAAGATTGGTCTCCGGGGCGAAGGCCCACGAGATGGCGCCCACGGCCAGGATGCCGCCGGTGAGCAGGAAGGCCCAGCCGAAACCAGCCGAGTCCACCACCAGCCCGGCGATCAGCGGCCCGGAGATCGCCCCGAGGTCGGAGGCCATCTGGGCGGTGGACATCACGGGGCCGGCCTTGCGCTCCTGGCCCACGATGTCCGCCACGGCGGCCTGCTGTGGTGCGTTGAGTGTGCCCGTGCCGGCTCCGGCCACCACGCACAGGGCCAGGAACAGCCACGGATTGTCCATCCAGCCGATCACGGCGGTGCCTGCCGCGGCCACCAGCAGACCGATGATGATCAGGGGCTTGCGGCCGTGCACGTCGGACAACCGCGAGGAGAACGTGACCGCGGCGATGTTGCCGACCGCGAAGAGGGACAGGGCGGCACCGGCGATCTGCGGTCCGTCGAGCCAGAATCCGGTCCCCGTGAAGGCGGTGGCGGCCAGCAGCGGCGTCAGGGAGTTGCGCACGCCGAAGGTCGCCCAGCCATTGGCGAAGAAGGAGGTCAGCGCGGCGCGGAAGGCCGGCCGGTCCCAAGCCTCGGCCAGCCTCATGTCCGGCCGGGTGTCCGGCTTGCCGCGGTCGGCGAGCCGGGAGTCACGCAGCAGGAAGAACACCAGCCCGGCGGCGACGACCAGGGCCGTGCCGTAGATCAAAAAGGGCACGCGGTAGCCGAAGACCGCCAGCACCGAGCCGACCACCGGGCCGGCGATGTTGCCGATCAGGAACGCCGAGGCGTAGGCCCCGGAGACCCGGCCACGGATGCTCGGCGGTGCCTTCCGGGCCAGGAACGCCATCGCGGACACCGTGAACAGGGTGGAACCGATGCCCCCGAGCGCACGGAAGACCAACAGCTGCCAATAGTCCTGCGAGAACGCGATGAGGAACATGGACAGCGAGACGATCAGCACTCCGGCCATGTAGGCCGGGGTCTCGCCGAACCGGCTTGTCAGGCGACCGGAGAACGGGGCGAACAGCAGCCGGGTGAGCCCGAAGGCGGAGACCACGGCGGACACGGCCGTGGCGGAGGCGTTGAACGATTGGGCGTACTGGGGCAGGACGGGGGCGATGATGCCGAAGCCGATCGCGATGACGAAGGCGGCGGCGATGAGGACCTTGATCTCCCGGGGGATGGGAAGTCGCTCCCGCTCCTGCCCGGTGTTCCTCGTGCGCGCCATGGCCCCCATCTTGCCACCTGCGGCCGGCCCTGCCCGCCCTGTCCGCTACGGCCGCGACTGGCCACGGGGTACCATCGCGAGTCACCCGGAGAGCTGTGACAGACTGGTCCGGTGGATCCGATCATCTTGATTTCGCTTGCCTCTGTCCTGCTCGTCGGCCTGGTCCTGCTGGTCTTCATCGACCGCAGGCCCAAGCGTCCCCGGGGCATCTACCCGACCACCCGTGACGCCAATGATCCGGGGCCCACCGGTACCGGAAGCACCGCGGTCCTGGACCGTCCGGAGACGGACGACGCCGGCCCCGCGGGTACCGCGGTCGCGGAACCCGAGGCGCCGGTCGCCGCCCCCGTTCCCGCCACGGACGTGGTGGAGGCCGAGGCGCCGACCGCCCCCGAGCTGGAGACACCGGCTCCCGCCGCCGGTCGCCTGGCGCGGCTGCGTGCACGCCTGGCCAAGTCCAACAGCATCTTCGGCAAGGGTCTCTTGGCGCTGCTGTCCACGGACAACATCACGGATGACGTCTGGGACGAGGTGGAGGAGACCCTCCTGCTGGCGGACCTCGGCACCGAGCCCACCATGGAACTCGTGGACAACCTGCGCGAACGCGTCACGGTGGAGGGCTCCCGCGACCCCCAGCAGGTCAAGGCCATGCTCCACGAAGAACTGGTCAAGATGGTCGATCCGACCATGGACCGCCGCCTGGACGCCTCCCGCAAGGAGGGCCGCCCGGCCGTCATGATGGTCGTCGGCGTCAACGGCGTCGGCAAGACCACCACCGTCGGCAAGATCGGACGGGTGCTCGTGGCCGAGGACCGTACGGTCGTCTTCGGCGCCGCTGACACCTTCCGTGCGGCCGCCGCCGAGCAGCTGGCCACGTGGGGGGCCCGGGTGGGCGTGGACACCGTCCGCTCCCACGAGGACGGTGCCGATCCGGCCTCGGTGGCCTTTGAAGCCGTGAAGACCGGCATCGAGCAGGAAGCCGACGTGGTGATCGTGGATACCGCCGGGCGCCTGCAGAACAAGGCCAACCTCATGGACGAGCTGGGCAAGATCAAGCGCGTCATCGAGAAGCAGGCCGCTGTGGACGAGGTGCTGCTCGTCCTGGACGCCACCACCGGGCAGAACGGCCTGGCCCAGGCCAAGGTCTTCGCCGAGGTCGTCAACATCACCGGCATCGCCCTGACCAAGCTGGACGGCACCGCCAAGGGCGGCATCGTGGTGGCCATCCAGCGTGAGCTCGGCGTCCCGGTCAAGCTTGTCGGCCTGGGCGAGGGCCCGGACGACCTCGCGCCGTTCAACGCCGAGGGCTTCGTGGAGGCCCTTCTCGACTGAGACCCACGGCCGGCGGCGAAACATGCTGTTTACCGATGCGGGGCGATCGTCATCTCGGGGAAACAACCCGACGAGGACCGTGAAACACGCCTCCCGCATTCTCTTAAGCGGGACCGGTCGCAACCCGTCGCGACACCGCATGATCTCCCGGGCCATCCCCGCCCGGGAACCACGGGTGGTCCTTCGGCGAGAGGATGAACAGTGGAAACGATTGAACTGACATCGGGGCATGTCTGGACCATGGTGTGTGCCGCCCTGGTGCTGCTGATGACCCCCGGACTGGCCTTCTTCTACGGCGGCCTGACCCGGGCCAAGGCCGCCCTGAACATGATGATGATGTCGTTTGTGTCCATCGGCCTGGTGGCCGTGGTCTGGGTGCTCTGGGGCTACAACATGACCGGCGGTGACGGCATCGCCGGGATGTTCGGCAACCCCTTCGCCGACTTCGGGCTCTATGGGGCCCTCGGCACCGAGGACCTGATCGGCATCGGCTTCGGCGCCACCTTCGCCATCATCACCGTGGCCCTGATCTCGGGTGCCATCGCCGACCGTGCCAAGTTCAGCACCTGGGTGGTCTTCGTCCCGATCTGGGTCACCGCCGTCTACTGCCCGCTGGCCTTCATGGTCTGGGGCGGTGGACTGCTCTCCGCCGACGGTGTCATCGGCAGCGCCGTGGGCGAGGCCATCGACTTCGCCGGTGGACTGGTCGTCCACATCTCCGCCGGTGTGGCCGCCCTGGTCATCGCCCTGCTGCTCGGCAAGCGGCAGGGCTTCGGCACGGACCCGGGACACCGGCCCCACAACATCCCCTTCGTGATGCTCGGCGCCGCCCTGCTGTGGTTCGGCTGGTTCGGCTTCAACGGCGGCGCCGCCGGCGATGCCACGGAGGCCGGCCTCATCTGGGTCAACACCCTCGCGGCCCCGGCAGCCGCCATGCTCGGCTGGCTGCTGACCGAACGGATCCGTGGCAAGCGCGCCACCTCGATCGGCAGTGCCTCCGGCATCGTGGCCGGACTGGTGGCCATCACCCCGGCCTGTGCCTTCGTTGATCCCGTGGGCGCCCTCATCATCGGCTTCATCGCCGGTGCCGCCTGTGCCCTGGCCGTGGGCCTGAAGTACAAGCTCGGCTTCGACGATTCCCTGGACGTCGTCGGACTGCACCTCGTGGCAGGCATCCTCGGCACCGTCATGATCGGCCTGCTCGGCCTGCCGATGGAGGACGGTCGCGCCGGACTGTTCTATGGCGGTGACGCCTCCCTGCTGCTGGCGCAGGTGGTGGCCGTGCTGGTCGCCGTCGTCTATGCGGGCGTGGTCACCTTCGTGATCGGGATCGCCCTCAAGGCCACCATGGGGTGGCGCGTCACCGCTGAGGAGGAGGAGGCCGGCCTGGACCGGTCCCTGCACAGCGAGAACGCCTACGAGTTCGGTGGCGGCGGGATGGGCACGTCCTATTCCGAATCCCCGGACACCGGGGAGCAGGAGACGGTGGCCGTTGCGGCCCCGGCAGACCGGGAGACCACCTCGGTCGGTGTGAAGTAGGGAGTCGAGTCGGAGAGGGGGCCCCGCCAGCGAGCGGGGCCCCCTCTCCGTCTGACTTGATACCCTTGGGAACTGGTAGTTTCCGCCGCCACCCCCAACCACCGAAGGAAGAGCACCGCAGTGTTCAACTCCCTGTCCGATCGCCTGGCCGCCACCTTCAAGAACCTGAAGGGCAAGGGGCGCCTGTCCGAAGCGGATATCGACGCCACTGCCCGTGAGATCCGCCGGGCACTGCTGGATGCAGACGTGGCCGTTCCGGTGGTGCGGGAGTTCATCAGCCACATCAAGGAGCGGGCCCTCGGCGAAGAGGTCAGCCAGGCCCTGAACCCCGGCCAGCAGATCGTCAAGATCGTCAACGAGGAACTGGTCGCCATCCTCGGTGGTGAGACGCGGCGGCTGAACCTCGCGAAGAACCCCCCGACTGTCATCATGCTCGTCGGCCTGCAGGGTGCGGGTAAGACCACCCTCGCGGGCAAGCTCTCCAAGCACCTGAAGGAACAGGGCCACACCCCGATGCTGGTGGCAGCCGACCTCCAGCGCCCCAACGCGGTCAAGCAGCTCCAGGTCAACGGCGAGCGGGCCGGCGTTCCGGTCTACGCCCCGCACCCGGGCGTCTCCAGCGAGTTCGAGGATCCCACCGGGGACCCGGTGCAGGTGGCCCGGAACGGCGTGGCCGAGGCCAAGGCCAGGTACAACGACATCGTGATCGTGGACACCGCCGGCCGTCTCGGCATGGATGCCGAACTCATGCAGCAGGCGGCGGACATCCGCGCGGCGGTCCAGCCGGACGAGGTCCTCTTCGTCCTCGACGCCATGATCGGCCAGGACGCCGTGGCCACGGCCCAGGCCTTCAACGAGGGCGTGGGCTTCACCGGCGTGGTGCTCTCCAAGCTCGACGGCGATGCTCGCGGCGGTGCCGCCCTCTCGGTGCGCTCGGTGACGGGCAAGCCCGTGATGTTCGCGTCCACGGGCGAGAACCTCGCCGACTTCGAGGTCTTCCACCCGGACCGGATGGCCTCACGCATCCTGGACATGGGCGACATGATGAGCCTGATCGAGCAGGCCGAGCGGAACTGGGACCGGGCCGATGCCGAGAAGATGGCCCAGAAGTTCGTGGACCAGGAGGACTTCACCCTCGACGACTTCCTTGATCAGATGCAGCAGATCAAGAAGATGGGCTCCATGAAGAAGCTCCTGATGATGATGCCCGGAGCCCAGGGCATGCGTCAGCAGTTGGAGCAGTTCGACGAGCGGCAGATCGACCGCATCGAGGCCATCATCCGGTCCATGACACCGCACGAGCGGGTGGCACCCAAGATCATCAACGGCTCCCGCCGGGCCCGCATTGCCCGCGGCTCCGGTGTCCAGGTCTCCGAGGTCAACGGCCTGCTGGAGCGTTTCGGCCAGGCCCAGAAGATGATGAAGAAGATGGCGGCCGGCGGCGGCATGCCGGGAATGCCCGGGGTGCCCGGGGGTGGAGCCGGTGGAGCGGGCGGCGCCCGCAAGGGCAAGGGTAAGGGCAAGAAGGCCAAGCCCAAGTCGGGCAATCCGGCCAAGGCGGCACAGGAGATGCGTGAGCTCGAGGACCGTCGCAAGCGGTCTGGCTCCCCAGCCGCGGGTTCGGCCTTCGGTCAGGGCGCCGAGGGCGGACCGGACGGCGGCTTCGACCCGTCGTCGCTGAACCTTCCCAAGGGGTTCGAGAAGTACCTCGGCGGCAACTGAGCCGGCACGGCTCGAGGGCCACAACCACCACGGTGGTTGTGGCCCTCTGATGTTTCCCGGGATGTTTCCGGACTGGGGTGGTTCCCGTGGCGTGCTGGGGTGGTTCTGATCACACCGCAATGGGCGGTGGAATACTTGAAGCGTCAACTTAGTTGTGATGTGATGAAGGCACTGACCGGGACACGAGCCAGTGAATCCGCAGTGCCGCCCGCCGACGCCCGCCCGAGGAGAACCCGGGCCGAACCCGAGGAGATCAGTCATGTCCTTCACCGCCTCTGATACCGCTGCAGACCCTGTTGCCCTGCGGCGCCAGTCCATGCAGCACCAGCCCATCAGCGGGCGCCCCGTCGCCGATCTGCTGCCCGCCGGCCTGTCCATGGGGATGGTGACCCTGAAATCGGACAACGTGGCACGCCTGCGGGCCTACTACGAGCAGACCCTCGGCCTCGTCGCCGTGGCCGAGGATGGCCTCAACGTCATCCTCGGCCGGTCCGGCGTGCCGCTCGTCGGCATCGAGGAGGCGCGCGGCCTCAAGCTCCCGGGTGAGGGTGAGGCCGGCCTCTATCACGTGGCCATCCTCTTCGAGGAGGCTGCCGATCTCGCCGCCACCGTCTACTCCGCCGTGCGCCTGGACCCCACGCGGTTCGTCGGCAGTTCTGACCATCTCGTCTCGGAGGCCTTCTACTTCCAGGATCCGGACAACAACGGCATCGAGCTGTACGTCGATCGGCCCCGTGACCAGTGGCAGTGGGGTCCGGACCGCCAGGTGGCCATGACGACCATCTACTTGCCGTGGGACCGGTACCTGGACACGCACCTCACCGAAGAGGCCGTGAATCGACTGACCACCGCGCCCGCCTCCGTGGGGCACGTCCACCTCCAGGTGGGGAACGTCCAGGAGGCAGAGGACTTCTACATCCGGGAGCTCGGCTTCGAGAAGACCACCGCGCTCGGCAACATGGCCCTGTTCGTCTCGGCGGGCGGCTACCACCATCACATGGCGATGAACACGTGGAACTCCACCGGTGTCGGCCCCCGCCGCAACACCCTCGGTCTGGGCTCCGTCGAGATCACCCTGCCGCAGGGCGAGGGGCTGGGGTCCGCCGAGGAGCGGCTCAAGAGTGCCGGCCGGGCCGCCCAGCGCACCGAGCGCGGCCTCGAGGTTCGCGACCCGTGGAACACGCTGCTGGTGCTCTCCGAGGCCGAGGTGCCGGCCGGCGTCGGGACCGACGCTGAGCTCAGTGCGGAGGCCGCGCACGAGACGAAGTAGGACACCCCTCGGGCGAACTAGGACAAATAGGCGGGTGTCTGGCAGAATGGGACGGTACTGAACTGCCGTCCGGGCGACCCTCTATCACTCCGGCCGGCCGTTCTGTCAGTAGCAAACCACCCCGCGCCAACCCCACGGCCGGCGTGTACGCTGCGCCAAAACCAAGAACCAGGAGCTACCACACCCGTGGCCGTAAAGATCCGTCTGAAGCGTTTCGGCAAGATTCGCGCCCCGTACTACCGCATTGTCGTCATGGACTCCCGCACCCGCCGCGATGGCCGTGCCATCGAGGAGATCGGAAAGTACCACCCCACCGAGGAGCCCTCGTTCATCGAGGTCAACTCCGAGCGGGCGCAGTACTGGCTGTCCGTGGGCGCCCAGCCCACCGAGCAGGTGCATGCCATCCTCAAGATCACCGGTGATTGGCAGAAGTTCAAGGGTGAGCCGGGTGCCGAGGGCACCCTGAAGACCAAGCAGCCGAAGGAGTCCTTCGTGACTCCGCAGAAGGGCTCGGTCATCATCCCGGAGGCCATCACGCCGAAGAAGGATGCCGCTGAGGCCCCTGCCGACGCCGCTGAAACCACCGAGGTCGCCGCCGACTCCGCCGAGGCTCCGGCCGACGAGAAGTCCGAGTGACCATGCTGCAGGAAGCGCTCGAACATCTGGTCCGGGGATTCGTCGATTCCCCGGAAGACGTTCAGGTCGACCTGCGGAACAACCGTCGCGGCGAAGTCCTCGAGATTCGTGTCGATCCCGCCGACCTGGGGCGGGTGATCGGCCGCCAGGGCCGGACCGCCACCGCGTTGCGCACTGTGCTGGACGGCCTCGCCGGCCATCCGGTCCGGGTCGACGTCGTGGACACCGACCGCCGCCGGTAGCTGTACCGTGCCGCTCCGTCCCGCACTGCGGGCCCGGTGCGGCGGCATGACAAGATGGCCCGTGTCCGGACACCGTCCGGCGCGGGCCATTGTCGTCCCTGACCCACTTGCCCTCTTCTTGCCCTCCTCTTGCCTTCCGAAAGGACCCCACTAACATGCCGCAGCCAGGTGCCGAGAACCCTCCCCGGGACGACCGCGAGCAGGTCCGCGTCGCGAGAATCGGCAAACCCCATGGCATCCATGGTGAGGTGACCGTCCAGGTGTTCACGGACGAGCCCGGAGAGCGGTTCAGTCCCGGAGCGGTGCTGCAGGGCCGCCGTGGCGGTCAGGGTGCCGGCCAGGACGGGGCGCTGACCGTGGTCCGAGCCCGGTGGAACAAGGACATCCTCTTGGTGGCCCTGGAGGGGGTGGCCGACCGCAACCAGGCGGAGACGCTCCGCGGCACCGAGCTCTTCGCCGAACCGGACGAGGCGGGGGAGGATGACGCCTGGTACGAGGAGGACCTGGTCGGACTGGCCGTCATGGTCGACGGCACGAAGGTCGGCAGCGTGACCAGGCTGATCACCGGGGAGGTCCAGGACCTGCTGGAGGTGGAGATCGACGGCGGGACCAGCGCCCTCGTGCCGTTCGTCGAGGAGATCGTCCCCGAGGTCGATCCCGAATCCGGCACGATCACCCTGACGCCACCGCCGGGCCTGTTGACGCTCAACGACCCCACGGCGGATGGCGGCTCTGCATCGGAGGACCGTGCATGAGGGTCGATGTCGTCACGATCTTCCCCGAGTACCTCCAGGCCCTCGACGTCTCGTTGATCGGCAAGGCCCGCCGGGATGGCCTGTTGGACATCCGCATCCACGACCTGCGCGATCACACCTCCGACCGGCACCGCACCGTGGACGACACCCCGTACGGCGGAGGTGCCGGCATGGTCATGAAGCCGGAGCCCTGGGCGCTGGCGCTCGAGGCGATCGCAGCCTCCGCGACTGACGGCGCCGACGCCTCGGGTGCGCGTCCGGTCCTGTTGGTGCCGACGCCGTCGGGAGCACCGTTCCGACAGTCCGTGGCCCAGGAGTTGGCTGGTGCGGATCACCTCGTGGTGGCCTGCGGACGCTACGAGGGCATCGACGAGCGACTGTTCGAATGGGCTGCCGACCTCTTCGACGTCCGGCTGGTCTCCCTCGGCGACTACGTCCTCAACGGCGGAGAGGTGGCGGCTCTGGCGATGATCGAGGCCGTGGGGCGTCTGGTGCCCGGCGTGGTCGGCAACCCGGAATCCCTCGTGGAGGAGTCCCACAGCGACGGACTGCTCGAGTACCCGGTCTACACCAAGCCGTCCTCGTGGCGTGACCGCGACGTCCCGGAGATCCTGTTGTCCGGTGACCACGGGCGGATCGCGGCCTGGCGGCACGACCAGCAGGTGGCCCGCACCCGGTCCCGGCGTCCGGACCTGTTGCCACCCGCGTCAGCCGAGTCCACGGAGACCACCGGCACCACCACGTCCACCGCGCCAGGAGACAAGACGGCCTCGGATCTGGCATAATGGTCAGCTGTGTCAACTGGACATCCGACCTGCCACAGGGGGCGGATGCCGACAGTCTGACCCACCGGCGCCCAGACGGGTCAACCGGTCCCTAGCTTGGGCATGCCCATCCCGACGCCTCCACTTCCGGAGGCACCGGCCGGCGTGCCGCTGATGACGTGAATGACCTGTGGCGTTCGCCAGGAGTATCACCATGCATATTCTCGACTCCCTCGATGCGCCCCTGCTGCGCAACGACGTTCCCGATTTCCGCCCCGGTGACACCGTCAAGGTGCACGTGAACATCGTCGAAGGCAAGACCGCCCGTGTGCAGGTCTTCCAGGGCTTCGTCATGGGCCGCCACGGCCATGGCGTGCGCGAGACCTTCCGTGTCCGCAAGGTGTCCTTCGGCGTCGGCGTGGAGCGTACCTTCCCGGTGCACTCCCCGGTCATCGACAAGATCGAGCTCGTCTCCCGCGGTGACGTGCGCCGCGCCAAGCTGTACTACATGCGCGATCGCCACGGCAAGGCCGCCAAGATCAAGGAGAAGCGCGACTTCTCGACCAAGAAGGCCTGATCTGCGCCTCGGCATGATCATGACCCGATGACCGACCTGTCGTCTGACTCGTCGCCTCGTCAGCGCCGCGGGCGCCGGAACCCCCAGGGGGACCAGCGCCCGCGGCGTCGTCGTCTCAGGGCGGCGTTCGAGGCACATCCCTTCCAGGCGTGGGCCTTCCTCGTCGGCGCGGTGCTGATCGCCGCCGTGCTGGCCGCCGCCCTGCTGCGCAGCACCGTGGCGGATCAGTATCTCATCCCCTCCGGATCCATGGAGCCGCTGCTGTTCCCCGGAGACCGCATCAGCGTGGACCGAGGGGCCTACGCGGCCGAACCCGTAGAGCGGGGGGACGTGGTCGTCGTGGACGGCGAGGGCAGTTTCGTGCCCTACGACTCCCGGCCGGCACCGGCCCGCGCGGTGGACGAGGCGCTGCAATGGCTCGGCCTGAGGCCGGACACGTCCGCCTACGTGAAGCGGGTGGCCGGCGTGGGCGGGGACACCGTCTCCTGCTGCAGTGCTGACGGCCTGCTCGAGGTCAACGGCGGGGCTGTTCCGGAGGACTACCTCGCCGAACCGCCGGCCTCCCGCACCGCGTTCACCGCCGAGGTCCCCGAGGGGCGGCTGTTCCTCCTCGGGGACAACCGCCACCACTCCCACGATTCGCGCGGCCTCCTGGGCGCCCCGGGCGGCGGCATGATCGAGGAGTCCAAGGTCATCGGGAAGGTGACCGGCATCGTCTGGCCCGCGGAGCGACGCACCCCGCTGGAGCCCGGTCCGGCAGCGGGCGAGCGGTAGAGTGGACAGCCGGACCAGCGGAGAGGACGGCGAGATGGCCCAGGAGAACAACCCGGGGGCACCTGAGGCCCCTCGAGGGGAAGGCCCTGGGGCGACCCCCGTCAAGACCCCCGCAGGCCACGATGCCGGGCATGTCGCCGGTCCGGCCACGGACCACGCGGGCGCACCGTCCGGGGGACACCGGCTCTGGCTCGCGGTCCGTGAAGTCGTCCTGATCGTGCTCATCACCCTGCTGGCCTCCTTCCTGGTCAAGACCTTCCTGTTCCGCGCGTACTACATTCCCTCCGGATCCATGGAGCAGACGCTGCAGATCAATGACCGGATCTTCGTCAACCTGTTGGTTCCCGGCCCCTTCGACGTGGAGCGCGGTGACGTGGTGGTCTTCGAGGACACCAAGGGGTGGCTCGGGGAGCCGGCCCCGGTGGCGTCAAACCCCGTCCGCGAGGCCCTCGAGTTCATCGGCCTGATGCCGAACTCCTCCGAGCAGCACCTCGTCAAACGGCTCATCGGACTGCCAGGGGATCGGGTGGAGTGCTGCACCGCCGAGGGGCTGCTCACCGTCAACGGCACCCCCGTCGAGGAGCCGTACCTGCACCCGGGGTCAGCCCCCTCGGACATCCCCTTCGACGTCACGGTGCCCGAAGGCCAGATCTGGGTCATGGGCGACCACCGTGACGCCTCCGCCGATTCCCGCATGCACCAGGACGGTCCGGGCAACGGCTTCATCAGCCTGGACGACGTGACCGGCCGCGCCGAGGTCATCGCCTGGCCCCTCTCCCGCTGGGGGGACGCCGGCGGCAACCGCGACGCCTTCGAGCATGTCCCGGACCCCGAGGCGGCCCGGACGGAGTCCGAATGAACCCCGCCCGCCACCGAGCTGGACGTCGGCCTGCATGACCACGC of Citricoccus sp. K5 contains these proteins:
- a CDS encoding MFS transporter, translated to MARTRNTGQERERLPIPREIKVLIAAAFVIAIGFGIIAPVLPQYAQSFNASATAVSAVVSAFGLTRLLFAPFSGRLTSRFGETPAYMAGVLIVSLSMFLIAFSQDYWQLLVFRALGGIGSTLFTVSAMAFLARKAPPSIRGRVSGAYASAFLIGNIAGPVVGSVLAVFGYRVPFLIYGTALVVAAGLVFFLLRDSRLADRGKPDTRPDMRLAEAWDRPAFRAALTSFFANGWATFGVRNSLTPLLAATAFTGTGFWLDGPQIAGAALSLFAVGNIAAVTFSSRLSDVHGRKPLIIIGLLVAAAGTAVIGWMDNPWLFLALCVVAGAGTGTLNAPQQAAVADIVGQERKAGPVMSTAQMASDLGAISGPLIAGLVVDSAGFGWAFLLTGGILAVGAISWAFAPETNLPVAPGGPRTGALPKVSPPERPAAPPDAG
- the ftsY gene encoding signal recognition particle-docking protein FtsY, with the translated sequence MDPIILISLASVLLVGLVLLVFIDRRPKRPRGIYPTTRDANDPGPTGTGSTAVLDRPETDDAGPAGTAVAEPEAPVAAPVPATDVVEAEAPTAPELETPAPAAGRLARLRARLAKSNSIFGKGLLALLSTDNITDDVWDEVEETLLLADLGTEPTMELVDNLRERVTVEGSRDPQQVKAMLHEELVKMVDPTMDRRLDASRKEGRPAVMMVVGVNGVGKTTTVGKIGRVLVAEDRTVVFGAADTFRAAAAEQLATWGARVGVDTVRSHEDGADPASVAFEAVKTGIEQEADVVIVDTAGRLQNKANLMDELGKIKRVIEKQAAVDEVLLVLDATTGQNGLAQAKVFAEVVNITGIALTKLDGTAKGGIVVAIQRELGVPVKLVGLGEGPDDLAPFNAEGFVEALLD
- a CDS encoding ammonium transporter — translated: MELTSGHVWTMVCAALVLLMTPGLAFFYGGLTRAKAALNMMMMSFVSIGLVAVVWVLWGYNMTGGDGIAGMFGNPFADFGLYGALGTEDLIGIGFGATFAIITVALISGAIADRAKFSTWVVFVPIWVTAVYCPLAFMVWGGGLLSADGVIGSAVGEAIDFAGGLVVHISAGVAALVIALLLGKRQGFGTDPGHRPHNIPFVMLGAALLWFGWFGFNGGAAGDATEAGLIWVNTLAAPAAAMLGWLLTERIRGKRATSIGSASGIVAGLVAITPACAFVDPVGALIIGFIAGAACALAVGLKYKLGFDDSLDVVGLHLVAGILGTVMIGLLGLPMEDGRAGLFYGGDASLLLAQVVAVLVAVVYAGVVTFVIGIALKATMGWRVTAEEEEAGLDRSLHSENAYEFGGGGMGTSYSESPDTGEQETVAVAAPADRETTSVGVK
- the ffh gene encoding signal recognition particle protein — its product is MFNSLSDRLAATFKNLKGKGRLSEADIDATAREIRRALLDADVAVPVVREFISHIKERALGEEVSQALNPGQQIVKIVNEELVAILGGETRRLNLAKNPPTVIMLVGLQGAGKTTLAGKLSKHLKEQGHTPMLVAADLQRPNAVKQLQVNGERAGVPVYAPHPGVSSEFEDPTGDPVQVARNGVAEAKARYNDIVIVDTAGRLGMDAELMQQAADIRAAVQPDEVLFVLDAMIGQDAVATAQAFNEGVGFTGVVLSKLDGDARGGAALSVRSVTGKPVMFASTGENLADFEVFHPDRMASRILDMGDMMSLIEQAERNWDRADAEKMAQKFVDQEDFTLDDFLDQMQQIKKMGSMKKLLMMMPGAQGMRQQLEQFDERQIDRIEAIIRSMTPHERVAPKIINGSRRARIARGSGVQVSEVNGLLERFGQAQKMMKKMAAGGGMPGMPGVPGGGAGGAGGARKGKGKGKKAKPKSGNPAKAAQEMRELEDRRKRSGSPAAGSAFGQGAEGGPDGGFDPSSLNLPKGFEKYLGGN
- a CDS encoding VOC family protein encodes the protein MQHQPISGRPVADLLPAGLSMGMVTLKSDNVARLRAYYEQTLGLVAVAEDGLNVILGRSGVPLVGIEEARGLKLPGEGEAGLYHVAILFEEAADLAATVYSAVRLDPTRFVGSSDHLVSEAFYFQDPDNNGIELYVDRPRDQWQWGPDRQVAMTTIYLPWDRYLDTHLTEEAVNRLTTAPASVGHVHLQVGNVQEAEDFYIRELGFEKTTALGNMALFVSAGGYHHHMAMNTWNSTGVGPRRNTLGLGSVEITLPQGEGLGSAEERLKSAGRAAQRTERGLEVRDPWNTLLVLSEAEVPAGVGTDAELSAEAAHETK
- the rpsP gene encoding 30S ribosomal protein S16 → MAVKIRLKRFGKIRAPYYRIVVMDSRTRRDGRAIEEIGKYHPTEEPSFIEVNSERAQYWLSVGAQPTEQVHAILKITGDWQKFKGEPGAEGTLKTKQPKESFVTPQKGSVIIPEAITPKKDAAEAPADAAETTEVAADSAEAPADEKSE
- a CDS encoding RNA-binding protein; its protein translation is MLQEALEHLVRGFVDSPEDVQVDLRNNRRGEVLEIRVDPADLGRVIGRQGRTATALRTVLDGLAGHPVRVDVVDTDRRR
- the rimM gene encoding ribosome maturation factor RimM (Essential for efficient processing of 16S rRNA), which encodes MPQPGAENPPRDDREQVRVARIGKPHGIHGEVTVQVFTDEPGERFSPGAVLQGRRGGQGAGQDGALTVVRARWNKDILLVALEGVADRNQAETLRGTELFAEPDEAGEDDAWYEEDLVGLAVMVDGTKVGSVTRLITGEVQDLLEVEIDGGTSALVPFVEEIVPEVDPESGTITLTPPPGLLTLNDPTADGGSASEDRA
- the trmD gene encoding tRNA (guanosine(37)-N1)-methyltransferase TrmD; this translates as MRVDVVTIFPEYLQALDVSLIGKARRDGLLDIRIHDLRDHTSDRHRTVDDTPYGGGAGMVMKPEPWALALEAIAASATDGADASGARPVLLVPTPSGAPFRQSVAQELAGADHLVVACGRYEGIDERLFEWAADLFDVRLVSLGDYVLNGGEVAALAMIEAVGRLVPGVVGNPESLVEESHSDGLLEYPVYTKPSSWRDRDVPEILLSGDHGRIAAWRHDQQVARTRSRRPDLLPPASAESTETTGTTTSTAPGDKTASDLA
- the rplS gene encoding 50S ribosomal protein L19; translation: MHILDSLDAPLLRNDVPDFRPGDTVKVHVNIVEGKTARVQVFQGFVMGRHGHGVRETFRVRKVSFGVGVERTFPVHSPVIDKIELVSRGDVRRAKLYYMRDRHGKAAKIKEKRDFSTKKA
- the lepB gene encoding signal peptidase I, translated to MTDLSSDSSPRQRRGRRNPQGDQRPRRRRLRAAFEAHPFQAWAFLVGAVLIAAVLAAALLRSTVADQYLIPSGSMEPLLFPGDRISVDRGAYAAEPVERGDVVVVDGEGSFVPYDSRPAPARAVDEALQWLGLRPDTSAYVKRVAGVGGDTVSCCSADGLLEVNGGAVPEDYLAEPPASRTAFTAEVPEGRLFLLGDNRHHSHDSRGLLGAPGGGMIEESKVIGKVTGIVWPAERRTPLEPGPAAGER
- the lepB gene encoding signal peptidase I — protein: MAQENNPGAPEAPRGEGPGATPVKTPAGHDAGHVAGPATDHAGAPSGGHRLWLAVREVVLIVLITLLASFLVKTFLFRAYYIPSGSMEQTLQINDRIFVNLLVPGPFDVERGDVVVFEDTKGWLGEPAPVASNPVREALEFIGLMPNSSEQHLVKRLIGLPGDRVECCTAEGLLTVNGTPVEEPYLHPGSAPSDIPFDVTVPEGQIWVMGDHRDASADSRMHQDGPGNGFISLDDVTGRAEVIAWPLSRWGDAGGNRDAFEHVPDPEAARTESE